Below is a window of Deinococcota bacterium DNA.
GACCCACGGCGCGAGCGCTGACGGGCGCGCCCGTCAGCGCGAAGCGCGGGGCGGCGTGGCCCTCGCCGCAGGGCTCGAGCCGGGCGATGGCCGCGAGCAGGTCGGCGGTGATGTCCTCGGGCTGCAAGAGGGCGTCGATGAGGACGCTGGGCTGAGCTGGTTCGAAACGCCCGACGTAGGCGCAGACGGCCTCGCGAAAGGCGCCCAGCTTGCCCTCCTCGAGGGTGAAGCCCGCCGCCTGCAAGTGGCCGCCGTAGCGCGTGAGATGGTCTTGCGCGCTGTCCAGGGCTCCCACCGCCGAGATGCCCGGCGTCGACCTCACCGAGCCCTTGCCCTGCGCCATGATGAAGACCGGCTTGTAGAAGCGCTCGAGCAGCTTGCTGGCGACGATGCCCATGACGCCGGGGTGCCAGCCGGGACTGTCTAAGACCAGCGCCGGGGCCGAGGGGTCCACGAGCTTCAGGGCTTCCTCGAGCATCTCGTCTTGGACCTTGCGGCGGTCGAGGTTGCGGGCGTCCAGATAGGCGGCGAGCTCGCGCCCGCGCCGCTCGGAGGCGGTGGTGAGGAGTTCCAGGCCGAGCTCGGCCTCGCCCAGGCGGCCGGCGGCGTTGAGGCGCGGCGCGATGACGAAGGCCACGTCGCGGGCGGTTGGCGCCCGCCCCGCCAGGCTGCGGCTGACGCAGGCGCGCACGCCCGGCCAGCGCGAACAGGCGAGCCTCTTTAAGCCCTCTAAGGCGAGCGCGCGGTTTTCACCCAAGAGCGGCGCCACGTCGGCGATGGTGCCGATGGTGGCGAGGTCGCTGTAGTCCAGCGGAGCCTCCAGGCCGAGCCGCCGGTGCAGCGCCCAGAGAAGGTGATAGGCCACGCCCGAGCCCGTCAGGGCGGGAGCCTCCGCCGCTCCGGCCAGCTTGGGATGGACCACCAGGCAGCCAGGGAGCTTCTCCCCCGGGCTGTGGTGGTCGCTCACGATGACCTCGACGCCGGCCTCTTGCAGCGCCGCCACCTCGGCCAGATTGGAGATGCCGCAGTCGATGGTGACGAACAGGTCGGCGGTGGCGGCGTGCTCGGCCACGCGGTCAGGGTGAATACCGTAGCCGTCCTCGAGGCGGTTGGGGATAAAGG
It encodes the following:
- a CDS encoding DHHA1 domain-containing protein produces the protein MAQPQPLADPAADPLSPRWLLRAPAPPAEVARLCRELGLPPVLASLLWARGFTEGASEALHPPLRPSAIPSLDEAAQRLEAALKNGKRILLHGDYDADGITGTAVLTLGLRALGGRVTPFIPNRLEDGYGIHPDRVAEHAATADLFVTIDCGISNLAEVAALQEAGVEVIVSDHHSPGEKLPGCLVVHPKLAGAAEAPALTGSGVAYHLLWALHRRLGLEAPLDYSDLATIGTIADVAPLLGENRALALEGLKRLACSRWPGVRACVSRSLAGRAPTARDVAFVIAPRLNAAGRLGEAELGLELLTTASERRGRELAAYLDARNLDRRKVQDEMLEEALKLVDPSAPALVLDSPGWHPGVMGIVASKLLERFYKPVFIMAQGKGSVRSTPGISAVGALDSAQDHLTRYGGHLQAAGFTLEEGKLGAFREAVCAYVGRFEPAQPSVLIDALLQPEDITADLLAAIARLEPCGEGHAAPRFALTGAPVSARAVG